The following coding sequences lie in one Verrucomicrobiota bacterium genomic window:
- a CDS encoding ATP-binding protein, giving the protein MIARPLWMERLVLAWKQASVVWLTGPRRVGKTVLAQSIPDSEFLNCDLPSVAERLRDPESFYRAVRKPVVIFDEVHQLPDPSRLLKIGADEFPRLRILATGSSTLAATQKFRDSLTGRKRMVQLVPVLHEELMAFGVADTRERLLRGGLPPALLSEERNAEFYAEWQDSYFARDVQELFRLEKRAGFLRVLELLLRQSGGMLDVTKLAAESQISRPTVTYWLEVYQITHVAHLVRPFSAGGRREIVAQPKVFGFDTGLVCHARGWDQLRSEDCGALWEHLVLDSLIAAGVPKIHFWRDKQQREVDFVVPRGRDAIDVIECKWQPEAFETRGLAVFREHYPKGRNFVVSPRSGPGYERVQAGLKISVVSPSELRRALV; this is encoded by the coding sequence ATGATTGCTCGCCCGCTCTGGATGGAACGGCTCGTGTTGGCGTGGAAGCAGGCCTCCGTCGTCTGGCTCACCGGACCGCGGCGCGTGGGCAAAACGGTGTTGGCGCAAAGCATCCCGGACTCGGAATTCCTCAACTGTGATCTGCCCAGCGTGGCGGAACGTTTGCGGGATCCGGAGAGTTTCTACCGGGCGGTCCGAAAGCCGGTCGTGATCTTCGACGAGGTGCATCAGCTTCCTGACCCAAGCCGGTTGTTGAAGATTGGCGCTGACGAATTTCCCCGGTTGAGAATCCTGGCCACTGGTTCTTCCACGCTCGCGGCCACGCAAAAGTTCCGAGACAGTCTGACAGGCCGCAAGCGAATGGTACAGCTCGTGCCGGTGCTGCATGAAGAGTTGATGGCGTTCGGGGTGGCGGACACACGCGAGCGGTTGCTGCGCGGAGGATTGCCGCCTGCGTTACTGTCGGAGGAACGGAATGCCGAATTCTATGCCGAGTGGCAAGATTCCTACTTCGCGCGGGATGTTCAGGAGCTGTTCCGGCTGGAGAAGCGGGCTGGATTTCTGCGCGTGTTGGAATTGCTCTTACGCCAAAGCGGCGGGATGCTGGACGTGACGAAGCTCGCGGCCGAAAGCCAGATCAGCCGGCCGACGGTGACGTACTGGCTGGAGGTTTATCAAATCACTCACGTTGCGCACCTGGTGCGTCCGTTCTCAGCCGGCGGGCGGCGCGAGATCGTCGCGCAGCCAAAAGTGTTTGGCTTCGACACCGGGTTAGTGTGCCACGCGCGGGGGTGGGATCAATTGCGGTCGGAGGATTGCGGTGCTCTCTGGGAGCATCTCGTGCTGGACTCTCTCATTGCCGCGGGCGTGCCAAAGATTCACTTCTGGCGCGACAAACAACAGCGCGAAGTGGATTTCGTTGTGCCGCGTGGACGCGATGCCATCGACGTGATCGAGTGCAAGTGGCAGCCGGAGGCGTTCGAGACGCGCGGCTTGGCAGTGTTTCGGGAACACTATCCCAAGGGGAGGAACTTCGTGGTCAGCCCACGGAGTGGTCCTGGGTATGAACGAGTTCAGGCCGGGCTGAAGATTTCGGTCGTCTCGCCTTCAGAATTGCGGCGGGCGCTGGTTTGA
- a CDS encoding D-2-hydroxyacid dehydrogenase — translation MRPEEFSILAQIRLTPGADRTTHGAIMTRRPNLPAFVFVFAAALLLAAPSALAQKVKVLVPAGNLNDLQSLTERHSNLDLVPFSTSQDLLAKVADADAIVGFGANNPAPQIVAAGKKLKWIQTHSAGVETTLAEQAVRDSQVLLTNAKIIMGPEIADHALALLLNHTRDLKFHNEQMTKVGFQRGNRLPQIELRGKTVLIIGLGGIGTQVAERCFAFGMRVLAVDPKDIPFMRAVEEVRKPDELHKLLPQADVVISCTPLTPESKRVLGSSEFGLMKDGVYIINVSRGEVLDTEALTAALKSGKVRAAGLDVTDPEPLPGNHPLWSMPNVTITPHNATNSDHLQERRLQLYRENIERFLTGRPLRNVVDKQRRY, via the coding sequence ATGCGTCCAGAGGAATTCTCCATCCTGGCGCAAATCCGCTTGACGCCCGGCGCTGATAGGACTACGCACGGGGCTATCATGACCCGGAGACCTAATCTTCCTGCATTCGTTTTTGTCTTTGCCGCCGCGTTGCTTCTGGCAGCGCCATCCGCTCTTGCTCAGAAGGTCAAAGTGCTCGTCCCGGCGGGCAACCTGAACGACCTCCAATCGCTCACCGAGCGCCATTCCAATCTGGATCTGGTCCCCTTCAGCACGTCGCAAGATTTGCTCGCCAAGGTCGCTGACGCCGACGCGATCGTTGGCTTCGGAGCAAACAACCCCGCCCCTCAAATCGTCGCGGCTGGCAAGAAACTGAAGTGGATTCAAACCCACAGTGCCGGTGTTGAGACCACCCTGGCCGAGCAGGCGGTCCGAGACAGCCAGGTCCTGCTCACGAACGCGAAGATCATTATGGGGCCGGAGATTGCCGATCATGCCCTGGCGTTGTTGCTGAATCACACGCGCGATCTCAAGTTTCACAACGAGCAAATGACGAAGGTCGGCTTTCAACGCGGCAACCGTCTCCCGCAAATCGAGCTGCGCGGCAAGACCGTCCTCATCATCGGCCTGGGCGGCATCGGCACGCAAGTGGCGGAGCGCTGTTTTGCGTTTGGCATGCGCGTCCTGGCGGTCGATCCGAAAGACATTCCCTTCATGCGCGCCGTCGAGGAAGTCCGCAAGCCGGACGAACTGCACAAGCTTTTGCCGCAGGCCGACGTGGTCATCAGTTGCACGCCGCTGACGCCGGAATCGAAGCGTGTCCTTGGCTCCAGTGAGTTTGGGCTGATGAAGGACGGCGTTTACATCATCAACGTTTCGCGCGGGGAAGTCCTCGATACCGAAGCGCTCACGGCGGCTTTGAAGTCCGGCAAAGTTCGTGCGGCGGGCCTGGACGTGACCGATCCGGAACCGCTGCCGGGCAATCATCCGCTGTGGTCGATGCCGAACGTCACCATCACGCCGCACAACGCGACGAACTCGGATCATCTGCAAGAGCGCCGGCTGCAGCTTTATCGCGAGAACATCGAACGCTTCCTGACAGGCCGGCCTCTGCGCAACGTGGTGGACAAACAGCGGCGCTATTGA